In a single window of the Raphanus sativus cultivar WK10039 chromosome 9, ASM80110v3, whole genome shotgun sequence genome:
- the LOC108828377 gene encoding protein CHLOROPLAST IMPORT APPARATUS 2 isoform X1: MSACLTSGGGGAAAYSFELEKMKSPPPPPPSSSTTTRATSPSSTISESSNSPLAISTRKPRTPRKRPNQTYNEAAALLSSAYPNLFSPSTSSKKTHSNPQFYGFAKSPLLSDNDDAASELLLESVEEPDFLFLPTIQARSSSEYFSELKEVSSGGGGEMKVNQFEFSDEFDAESILDEEVEVGIDSIMGIVESTNSGENRGHLISRLEQMVKMNRKGFKFPLGLGLRSALREHNDASWCRFHTVDFEQISPRIRSDEEKIIESKKLIGEKSKNKKKNKKVAEAKRLDSSKEDAGEEKSGELMLKLDYDGVLEAWSEKESPFSDDVLGSEATTGADVNARLAQIDLFGDNGVREASVLRYKEKRRTRLFSKKIRYQVRKVNADQRPRMKGRFVRRPNASPPSGQR, translated from the exons atgtcggCTTGCTTAACGAGCGGCGGCGGAGGAGCCGCCGCATACAGTTTCGAGttagaaaaaatgaaatcaccaccaccaccaccaccgtcaAGCTCAACGACAACGAGAGCCACTTCACCATCATCAACGATCTCCGAATCATCAAACTCCCCGCTCGCAATCTCAACGAGAAAGCCAAGAACGCCCCGAAAACGACCAAACCAGACTTACAACGAAGCGGCCGCTCTTCTCTCATCCGCTTACCCCAACCTCTTCTCTCCATCAACCTCCTCAAAGAAGACTCACTCCAATCCTCAATTCTACGGGTTCGCCAAGTCCCCTCTCCTCAGCGACAACGACGACGCTGCCTCCGAGCTTCTTCTTGAATCAGTCGAGGAGCCTGACTTTCTGTTTCTCCCGACGATTCAAGCGAGATCATCATCGGAGTACTTCTCCGAGCTGAAGGAGGTGAGTTCCGGAGGTGGAGGAGAGATGAAAGTGAACCAATTCGAATTTTCCGACGAGTTCGATGCGGAGTCGATTCTTGATGAGGAGGTTGAAGTAGGGATCGACAGTATAATGGGAATCGTCGAATCCACCAACTCCGGAGAGAATCGTGGCCATCTGATCAGCCGGTTAGAGCAGATGGTGAAGATGAACCGAAAAGGATTCAAATTCCCTTTGGGACTTGGACTGAGAAGCGCTCTCAGAGAACACAACGACGCGAGCTGGTGCAGATTCCACACCGTCGATTTCGAACAGATCTCGCCGCGGATCCGATCCGATGAGGAGAAAATAATCGAAAGTAAGAAGTTGATCGGAGAGAAGAgcaagaataagaagaaaaacaagaaagtTGCGGAAGCGAAGAGATTGGATTCGAGTAAAGAAGATGCGGGGGAGGAGAAATCAGGGGAGCTGATGTTGAAGCTTGACTACGACGGCGTTTTGGAAGCTTGGTCTGAGAAAGAGTCGCCCTTCTCCGACGACGTTCTGGGTTCGGAAGCTACTACCGGAGCTGACGTCAAT GCCAGATTAGCTCAGATAGATTTGTTCGGAGACAATGGAGTACGAGAAGCAAGTGTTTTGAGGTACAAAGAGAAACGTCGAACTCGGCTCTTCTCCAAGAAAATTCGATACCAAGTTCGCAAAGTTAATGCAGATCAACGTCCTCGAATGAAG GGACGGTTCGTGAGAAGGCCCAATGCTAGCCCTCCAAGTGGACAAAGATAG
- the LOC108828377 gene encoding protein CHLOROPLAST IMPORT APPARATUS 2 isoform X2 has protein sequence MSACLTSGGGGAAAYSFELEKMKSPPPPPPSSSTTTRATSPSSTISESSNSPLAISTRKPRTPRKRPNQTYNEAAALLSSAYPNLFSPSTSSKKTHSNPQFYGFAKSPLLSDNDDAASELLLESVEEPDFLFLPTIQARSSSEYFSELKEVSSGGGGEMKVNQFEFSDEFDAESILDEEVEVGIDSIMGIVESTNSGENRGHLISRLEQMVKMNRKGFKFPLGLGLRSALREHNDASWCRFHTVDFEQISPRIRSDEEKIIESKKLIGEKSKNKKKNKKVAEAKRLDSSKEDAGEEKSGELMLKLDYDGVLEAWSEKESPFSDDVLGSEATTGADVNARLAQIDLFGDNGVREASVLRYKEKRRTRLFSKKIRYQVRKVNADQRPRMKVSTLIRGKNMDGS, from the exons atgtcggCTTGCTTAACGAGCGGCGGCGGAGGAGCCGCCGCATACAGTTTCGAGttagaaaaaatgaaatcaccaccaccaccaccaccgtcaAGCTCAACGACAACGAGAGCCACTTCACCATCATCAACGATCTCCGAATCATCAAACTCCCCGCTCGCAATCTCAACGAGAAAGCCAAGAACGCCCCGAAAACGACCAAACCAGACTTACAACGAAGCGGCCGCTCTTCTCTCATCCGCTTACCCCAACCTCTTCTCTCCATCAACCTCCTCAAAGAAGACTCACTCCAATCCTCAATTCTACGGGTTCGCCAAGTCCCCTCTCCTCAGCGACAACGACGACGCTGCCTCCGAGCTTCTTCTTGAATCAGTCGAGGAGCCTGACTTTCTGTTTCTCCCGACGATTCAAGCGAGATCATCATCGGAGTACTTCTCCGAGCTGAAGGAGGTGAGTTCCGGAGGTGGAGGAGAGATGAAAGTGAACCAATTCGAATTTTCCGACGAGTTCGATGCGGAGTCGATTCTTGATGAGGAGGTTGAAGTAGGGATCGACAGTATAATGGGAATCGTCGAATCCACCAACTCCGGAGAGAATCGTGGCCATCTGATCAGCCGGTTAGAGCAGATGGTGAAGATGAACCGAAAAGGATTCAAATTCCCTTTGGGACTTGGACTGAGAAGCGCTCTCAGAGAACACAACGACGCGAGCTGGTGCAGATTCCACACCGTCGATTTCGAACAGATCTCGCCGCGGATCCGATCCGATGAGGAGAAAATAATCGAAAGTAAGAAGTTGATCGGAGAGAAGAgcaagaataagaagaaaaacaagaaagtTGCGGAAGCGAAGAGATTGGATTCGAGTAAAGAAGATGCGGGGGAGGAGAAATCAGGGGAGCTGATGTTGAAGCTTGACTACGACGGCGTTTTGGAAGCTTGGTCTGAGAAAGAGTCGCCCTTCTCCGACGACGTTCTGGGTTCGGAAGCTACTACCGGAGCTGACGTCAAT GCCAGATTAGCTCAGATAGATTTGTTCGGAGACAATGGAGTACGAGAAGCAAGTGTTTTGAGGTACAAAGAGAAACGTCGAACTCGGCTCTTCTCCAAGAAAATTCGATACCAAGTTCGCAAAGTTAATGCAGATCAACGTCCTCGAATGAAGGTATCCACCTTAATCCGTGGTAAAAACAT GGACGGTTCGTGA
- the LOC108828376 gene encoding phosphatidylserine decarboxylase proenzyme 2, with the protein MGNGNSREGKESRRSRLKQKLQRFRTHRLHLRTRFSSRNAALVVNQRAVTVDDFSGIALLTLIGADMKFKDKWLACVSFGEQTFRTEISDTTEKPIWNSEKKLLLEKNGPSLARVSVFETNRLSRNKIVGYCELDIFDFVVQEPESACKSFDLLDPASSNVVGTVFLSCAIEDPVETEKRFAKRILSVVDYNEDGQLSFSEFSDLIRAFGNLVAANKKEELFRAADLNGDGVVSIDELAALLALQQEKEPIINSCPVCGESLQPTDKLNAMIHMTLCFDEGTGNQVMTGGFLTDRQASYGWMFKLSEWTHLSTYDVGLNTGSSASHIVVIDRKTKRLVEELIDSKIVLSMRAIYQSKIGLRLMDQGAKEILQKLSEKQGKKMNSVESAQKIPSFLEFFKDQINMAEVKYPLQHFKTFNEFFIRELKPGARPIAHMNRDDVAVCAADCRLMAFQSVEDSTRFWIKGRKFSIRGLLGKDVNPNAFLDGSLVIFRLAPQDYHRFHVPVSGVIEKFVDVSGSLYTVNPIAVNSKYCNVFTENKRTVAIISTSEFGKVAFVAIGATMVGSISFVRKEGDHLKKGDELGYFSFGGSTVICVFEKNSIRLDEELLANSGRSLETLVSVGMQLGVSTRTFTGSP; encoded by the exons ATGGGAAACGGAAACTCGAGGGAGGGGAAGGAATCACGACGGTCAAGGCTAAAGCAGAAGCTACAGAGGTTTCGCACTCACCGTCTTCATTTACGTACTCGTTTCTCCTCCCGTAACGCTGCCCTTGTTGTGAATCAGAGAGCTGTCACCGTCGACGATTTCTCCGGCATTGCCCTTCTCACTCTCATAGGC GCGGACATGAAGTTTAAGGACAAGTGGCTCGCTTGTGTTTCGTTCGGGGAACAGACATTCAGAACAGAGATCTCAGACAC TACGGAGAAGCCAATCTGGAACTCA GAAAAGAAGCTTCTCTTGGAGAAAAATGGACCAAGTCTCGCTAGGGTCTCTGTATTCGAG ACAAATAGGCTGTCGAGGAACAAAATAGTCGGTTATTGCGAGCTTGATATATTCGATTTTGTGGTCCAG GAACCTGAGTCAGCTTGTAAGTCATTTGACTTGTTAGATCCTGCTTCATCCAATGTTGTTGGCACCGTTTTCCTTTCGTGCGCTATTGAG GATCCTGTTGAAACCGAGAAGCGGTTTGCAAAGCGTATCTTGTCAGTAGTGGACTACAATGAAGATGGACAACTCTCCTTCTCAGAGTTCTCTGATCTAATACGTGCCTTCGGAAACTTAGTGGCTGCTAACAAG AAAGAGGAGCTGTTCAGAGCTGCCGACCTGAACGGTGATGGTgttgtgagcattgatgagttaGCTGCGCTTCTTGCTCTGCAACAAGAGAA GGAGCCAATTATAAATAGTTGTCCCGTGTGTGGTGAATCTCTTCAACCCACTGACAAGCTCAATGCGATGATACATATGACGCTATGTTTTGACGAAGGAACGGGTAATCAAGTGATGACTGGTGGGTTTTTGACTGATAGACAAGCTTCTTATGG ATGGATGTTCAAACTAAGTGAATGGACACACTTATCTACTTATGACGTTGGTTTGAATACTGGTTCAAGTGCTTCTCATATTGTG GTGATTGACAGGAAGACTAAGAGACTTGTTGAAGAGTTGATCGACTCAAAGATTGTTCTGTCCATGAGAGCTATTTACCAGTCCAAAATCGGGCTTAGACTTATGGATCAAG GGGCAAAGGAGATACTGCAAAAACTTTCTGAGAAGCAGGGGAAGAAAATGAACTCAGTTGAATCCGCTCAAAAAATTCCCAGCTTTCTCGAGTTCTTTAAG GATCAAATAAACATGGCTGAAGTCAAGTATCCTCTACAACACTTCAAG ACGTTCAATGAGTTTTTCATAAGGGAGTTGAAACCTGGTGCAAGACCAATTGCTCACATGAATCGTGATGATGTTGCTGTATGTGCTGCTGATTGTCGATTAATGGCATTCCAGTCAGTTGAGGATAGCACCAGATTCTGGATCAAG GGCCGGAAGTTTTCGATTAGAGGTCTCCTTGGGAAGGATGTGAATCCAAATGCCTTTCTTGATGGATCTTTGGTGATATTCCGACTAGCACCACAG GATTATCATCGCTTTCATGTTCCTGTCTCTGGAGTCATTGAAAAGTTTGTTGATGTGTCTGGAAGCTTATATACG GTTAATCCAATAGCAGTCAATAGCAAATACTGTAACGTATTCACGGAGAATAAACGAACCGTGGCAATTATATCAACGTCAGAGTTTGGAAAG GTTGCTTTTGTTGCAATCGGTGCAACTATGGTTGGTAGCATCAGTTTTGTCAGAAAAGAAGGGGACCATCTGAAAAAAGGAGACGAA CTTGGTTATTTTTCGTTTGGTGGAAGCACCGTTATATGCGTCTTTGAAAAG AACTCCATCCGGCTCGATGAGGAACTCTTAGCTAACAGTGGTAGGTCATTAGAGACATTAGTTAGTGTTGGTATGCAACTAGGTGTCTCCACAAGGACATTTACTGGTTCTCCATGA
- the LOC108828377 gene encoding protein CHLOROPLAST IMPORT APPARATUS 2 isoform X3, producing the protein MSACLTSGGGGAAAYSFELEKMKSPPPPPPSSSTTTRATSPSSTISESSNSPLAISTRKPRTPRKRPNQTYNEAAALLSSAYPNLFSPSTSSKKTHSNPQFYGFAKSPLLSDNDDAASELLLESVEEPDFLFLPTIQARSSSEYFSELKEVSSGGGGEMKVNQFEFSDEFDAESILDEEVEVGIDSIMGIVESTNSGENRGHLISRLEQMVKMNRKGFKFPLGLGLRSALREHNDASWCRFHTVDFEQISPRIRSDEEKIIESKKLIGEKSKNKKKNKKVAEAKRLDSSKEDAGEEKSGELMLKLDYDGVLEAWSEKESPFSDDVLGSEATTGADVNISSDRFVRRQWSTRSKCFEVQRETSNSALLQENSIPSSQS; encoded by the exons atgtcggCTTGCTTAACGAGCGGCGGCGGAGGAGCCGCCGCATACAGTTTCGAGttagaaaaaatgaaatcaccaccaccaccaccaccgtcaAGCTCAACGACAACGAGAGCCACTTCACCATCATCAACGATCTCCGAATCATCAAACTCCCCGCTCGCAATCTCAACGAGAAAGCCAAGAACGCCCCGAAAACGACCAAACCAGACTTACAACGAAGCGGCCGCTCTTCTCTCATCCGCTTACCCCAACCTCTTCTCTCCATCAACCTCCTCAAAGAAGACTCACTCCAATCCTCAATTCTACGGGTTCGCCAAGTCCCCTCTCCTCAGCGACAACGACGACGCTGCCTCCGAGCTTCTTCTTGAATCAGTCGAGGAGCCTGACTTTCTGTTTCTCCCGACGATTCAAGCGAGATCATCATCGGAGTACTTCTCCGAGCTGAAGGAGGTGAGTTCCGGAGGTGGAGGAGAGATGAAAGTGAACCAATTCGAATTTTCCGACGAGTTCGATGCGGAGTCGATTCTTGATGAGGAGGTTGAAGTAGGGATCGACAGTATAATGGGAATCGTCGAATCCACCAACTCCGGAGAGAATCGTGGCCATCTGATCAGCCGGTTAGAGCAGATGGTGAAGATGAACCGAAAAGGATTCAAATTCCCTTTGGGACTTGGACTGAGAAGCGCTCTCAGAGAACACAACGACGCGAGCTGGTGCAGATTCCACACCGTCGATTTCGAACAGATCTCGCCGCGGATCCGATCCGATGAGGAGAAAATAATCGAAAGTAAGAAGTTGATCGGAGAGAAGAgcaagaataagaagaaaaacaagaaagtTGCGGAAGCGAAGAGATTGGATTCGAGTAAAGAAGATGCGGGGGAGGAGAAATCAGGGGAGCTGATGTTGAAGCTTGACTACGACGGCGTTTTGGAAGCTTGGTCTGAGAAAGAGTCGCCCTTCTCCGACGACGTTCTGGGTTCGGAAGCTACTACCGGAGCTGACGTCAAT ATTAGCTCAGATAGATTTGTTCGGAGACAATGGAGTACGAGAAGCAAGTGTTTTGAGGTACAAAGAGAAACGTCGAACTCGGCTCTTCTCCAAGAAAATTCGATACCAAGTTCGCAAAGTTAA
- the LOC108825487 gene encoding uncharacterized protein LOC108825487: MPTLNLFTNIPVDAVTCSDILKDATKAVAKIIGKPESYVMILLNSGVPIAFAGTEEPAAYGELISIGGLGAGVNGKLSETIAEILQIKLSIDSSRFYIKFYDSPRPFFGFNGSTF; this comes from the exons atgcccACTTTGAATCTATTCACGAACATACCAGTCGACGCTGTCACATGCTCCGACATCCTCAAGGACGCTACTAAGGCCGTCGCTAAGATCATCGGCAAACCTGAATCC TATGTGATGATACTGTTAAACAGCGGAGTGCCCATTGCATTTGCTGGTACCGAGGAACCTGCTGCTTATGGAGAACTTATATCTATTGGAGGGTTAGGTGCGGGCGTAAACGGGAAGCTTAGCGAGACTATAGCTGAGATTCTCCAAATTAAGCTCTCTATTGATAGCTCCCGCTTTTACATCAAGTTCTACGATTCCCCA CGACCCTTCTTTGGATTCAATGGATCAACTTTCTGA